The following proteins come from a genomic window of Edaphobacter sp. 4G125:
- a CDS encoding succinate dehydrogenase, with protein MASAAPPAPSATPSQQGIQPGVQPLRAGEGHSYFWRKLHSLTGIVPIGAFLIEHIVSNFEIVNGPVAYAKQVLFLNSLPLVRVLEWGLIFIPLAYHALYGLFIAVRGRNNVNVYPWAGNWMYLSQRVTGIIAFLYIIQHVLRQRFMGVSLPEHPGAAFAKVQHELSNPWMIAIYVIAMIATTWHFAYGVWLFAAKWGITPGDKARKRFGYVCAVVGIVLCLMGLGSIFAVVTAPPAPEDVMPETSAAVHMPSAPVPATAITLQK; from the coding sequence ATGGCCTCTGCCGCACCGCCAGCCCCATCCGCCACGCCGTCCCAACAGGGGATCCAGCCTGGCGTGCAACCGCTTCGCGCTGGCGAAGGACACTCCTACTTCTGGCGCAAGTTGCACTCCCTCACCGGAATCGTGCCTATCGGCGCCTTCCTCATCGAGCACATCGTCTCCAACTTCGAGATCGTCAACGGCCCTGTCGCCTATGCCAAGCAGGTTCTCTTCCTCAACTCCCTGCCTCTGGTTCGCGTCCTCGAGTGGGGACTCATCTTCATCCCGCTCGCCTATCACGCTCTCTACGGTCTCTTCATCGCCGTTCGCGGACGGAATAATGTCAACGTCTACCCCTGGGCCGGCAACTGGATGTACCTCTCCCAGCGTGTAACGGGAATCATTGCCTTCCTCTATATCATTCAGCACGTCCTGCGACAGCGATTTATGGGGGTCAGCCTCCCCGAGCATCCAGGTGCAGCCTTCGCCAAAGTACAGCACGAGCTCTCCAATCCGTGGATGATCGCCATCTATGTCATCGCAATGATCGCTACCACCTGGCACTTCGCATACGGCGTCTGGCTCTTCGCCGCCAAGTGGGGCATCACCCCTGGGGACAAAGCTCGCAAGAGGTTTGGCTACGTCTGCGCCGTCGTCGGCATCGTGCTCTGCCTCATGGGACTCGGCAGCATCTTCGCCGTCGTCACCGCACCACCGGCTCCGGAAGATGTCATGCCCGAAACCTCTGCAGCGGTTCATATGCCCTCTGCGCCAGTACCGGCAACCGCAATCACGCTACAGAAATAG
- a CDS encoding non-canonical purine NTP pyrophosphatase, with translation MKTMILYVATSNPGKLRDFSATAKAQETNTEILPLPGLADIPAPPEDEPTFEGNARTKAIYYSSLAPGKIVLADDSGLEVDALHGAPGVRSARYGDDAEFTSSPDLSLDERNNRCLLHALRNVPEVDRQARYRCVLAAARDGQVLAIADGSVEGIILFEPRGHSGFGYDPLFFLPGLEKTMAEIDLQTKLALSHRGRALRALRPQLA, from the coding sequence ATGAAAACAATGATCCTCTACGTTGCCACCTCGAACCCAGGCAAGCTCCGCGACTTCTCCGCAACAGCAAAGGCCCAAGAGACCAATACTGAGATCCTTCCTCTTCCCGGTTTGGCTGATATCCCTGCCCCACCTGAAGATGAACCCACCTTCGAGGGCAACGCCCGCACTAAGGCGATCTACTATTCCAGCCTTGCCCCAGGCAAGATCGTCCTGGCCGACGACTCTGGTCTCGAGGTCGATGCGCTTCATGGAGCACCCGGCGTTCGCTCCGCGCGCTACGGCGACGATGCAGAATTCACGTCATCGCCAGACCTTTCTCTCGATGAACGAAACAACCGTTGTCTTCTACATGCATTGCGAAACGTTCCGGAAGTTGACCGACAGGCTCGTTACCGCTGCGTATTAGCAGCTGCACGAGATGGGCAGGTTCTCGCAATTGCCGACGGTTCTGTTGAAGGAATCATCCTCTTCGAACCTCGGGGCCACTCCGGCTTCGGCTACGATCCTCTCTTCTTTCTTCCCGGACTGGAAAAGACCATGGCCGAGATTGACCTGCAGACTAAACTCGCTCTCAGCCATCGTGGCCGAGCGCTTCGTGCCCTGCGGCCTCAACTTGCATGA
- the fliS gene encoding flagellar export chaperone FliS has product MVSTYQRQALMGATGIELIIALYDGTIRFLYRAIQCIEENDTRGRRIAVGRALDILMYLQARLRPDLAQSTSESLSDFYAAMFTMSLEASHATSIEQFHEVIACIRSVRDAWTVAARNPDAGRVLPRELRTKEELFSAPPPSSITEQPASARWSA; this is encoded by the coding sequence ATGGTTTCAACCTACCAACGGCAGGCGCTCATGGGCGCCACCGGTATCGAACTAATCATCGCGCTTTACGATGGAACGATTCGGTTTTTGTATCGCGCTATCCAGTGCATCGAAGAGAACGATACTCGCGGACGCCGCATCGCCGTAGGCCGAGCGCTCGACATCCTGATGTACCTGCAGGCCCGTCTTCGCCCCGATCTGGCCCAAAGCACGTCTGAATCGCTCTCGGACTTCTACGCCGCCATGTTCACGATGTCGCTCGAGGCCTCCCATGCCACCTCCATCGAACAGTTTCACGAGGTCATCGCCTGCATCCGTAGCGTTCGTGATGCCTGGACTGTCGCGGCGCGTAATCCAGATGCGGGCCGTGTACTTCCCCGCGAACTCCGTACCAAAGAAGAGCTATTCTCCGCTCCTCCTCCTTCCTCCATCACCGAACAACCTGCCTCGGCCCGCTGGTCAGCATAA
- the fliD gene encoding flagellar filament capping protein FliD, whose protein sequence is MGTVGINFGPINSGQGFDVTSTVNQILAAEQAIEKPWKTQLTNLQAQDTALSKFGTDLSTLATALQNLTDFNGVFASKQGSSSNPDVLALSSASNLAVAGSHTIVVNHLAQTSSQYSDKITDATSTLSGSLTLTIGGNNQTLNISGQTLSQLAASINAASMGVSASIVTDTTGSRLSLVSKTSGAAGEISLSASLTNDVTGTSIGFQQGMQGMDASLNVDGLNTTSASNTVTGLIPGVTFQLLSVSPNPNQPVQVQITNNNSVIEQTFNAFVTAYNAVVNDITTQEGKDSNGNPQPLYGDPTLAMIQNQLSQGLLSGSSSGAIKSLGQLGITVDQHGQMNLNVSTLDSALNQNFTDVMGFLQNSNSFGQTFTSMLGGLSSTSTKGAIYLALQQNSSQESMLNKNISDQEARIADDRTRLTNELNTANQILQSLPGQLNMVDQLYSAITGYKSGQ, encoded by the coding sequence ATGGGTACTGTTGGAATCAATTTTGGCCCGATCAACAGCGGACAGGGCTTCGATGTCACCTCCACCGTCAATCAGATTCTGGCTGCCGAGCAGGCGATTGAAAAACCATGGAAGACACAGCTGACGAATCTCCAGGCGCAGGATACTGCTCTCAGCAAGTTCGGAACGGATCTCTCCACCCTCGCGACTGCCCTGCAAAACCTCACCGACTTCAACGGCGTCTTCGCCTCCAAGCAGGGGTCCAGCTCGAACCCCGATGTGCTCGCTCTCTCCTCGGCCAGCAACCTGGCTGTGGCAGGTAGTCATACCATCGTCGTGAATCACCTTGCTCAGACATCCTCTCAGTACTCCGACAAGATCACCGACGCAACCAGCACCTTAAGCGGATCTCTCACCCTTACGATCGGCGGAAACAATCAGACCCTCAACATTAGCGGTCAAACTCTCTCGCAACTCGCTGCCTCCATCAACGCTGCATCGATGGGAGTCTCCGCCTCCATCGTGACTGACACCACAGGCTCGCGACTCTCACTGGTGAGCAAGACCAGCGGAGCCGCAGGTGAAATCTCTCTCAGTGCCTCCCTCACAAACGACGTCACCGGGACCTCCATCGGATTCCAACAGGGCATGCAGGGGATGGATGCCAGCCTCAACGTGGATGGACTGAACACTACAAGCGCATCCAACACCGTCACCGGTTTGATCCCCGGAGTCACCTTTCAGCTTCTTTCCGTCTCCCCTAATCCCAACCAGCCCGTACAGGTCCAGATCACGAACAACAACAGCGTTATCGAACAAACCTTTAACGCCTTCGTTACGGCCTATAACGCCGTCGTAAACGACATCACAACCCAGGAAGGAAAAGACTCCAACGGTAACCCACAGCCTCTCTACGGAGACCCCACGCTCGCAATGATTCAGAATCAACTCTCTCAGGGACTCCTCTCAGGATCCTCCAGCGGAGCGATCAAAAGCCTGGGACAGCTCGGTATTACCGTAGATCAGCATGGGCAGATGAACTTGAATGTGAGCACCCTGGATAGCGCACTCAATCAGAACTTCACCGATGTCATGGGCTTTCTGCAGAACTCCAATAGCTTCGGACAGACCTTCACATCCATGCTTGGCGGTTTGAGCAGTACCTCGACCAAAGGCGCCATTTACCTGGCCCTGCAACAAAACTCATCCCAGGAGTCCATGCTGAACAAAAACATCAGCGATCAGGAAGCGCGCATAGCAGACGATCGCACTCGCCTGACCAATGAACTCAATACCGCGAATCAGATCCTCCAGTCGCTTCCTGGCCAGCTGAACATGGTTGATCAGCTCTACAGCGCAATCACCGGTTATAAGTCTGGTCAGTAG
- a CDS encoding flagellin: MSLGVLNNISAIYAQNNLNLTQQNLQNTLTQLSSGSRINSGADDAAGLALADGLHANVAALTQSAQNASAGVGMLQTADGALAQVTNLLTRAITLATEAANGTLNSSQVGSANQEYQNILTEIDNIGKTTNYNGNNVFSATAVNIFVSDGTSSGASTFAQTVGTLAKSSVGTTSGGGGADLTTNATLSATTASSILTTLTTAVQDVAYQRGTLGANINQLNAAANVANSQSVNLASAENNIRATNYGQATSDMAKYKILSETGIAALSQANAVQQDVLKLLQ; encoded by the coding sequence ATGTCTTTGGGTGTATTGAACAACATCTCAGCCATCTACGCGCAGAACAACCTGAACCTGACACAACAGAACCTGCAGAACACGCTGACGCAGCTCTCGTCCGGTTCACGCATCAACAGCGGTGCAGACGATGCCGCCGGCCTTGCCCTCGCGGACGGTCTGCACGCCAACGTCGCCGCTCTCACCCAGTCGGCCCAGAATGCCAGCGCCGGCGTCGGAATGCTGCAAACCGCCGACGGAGCCCTCGCTCAGGTCACCAACCTGCTCACGCGCGCCATCACCCTGGCTACCGAAGCAGCCAACGGCACACTCAACAGCAGTCAGGTCGGCTCCGCCAATCAGGAGTATCAAAACATACTGACCGAGATTGACAACATCGGAAAGACGACGAACTACAACGGCAACAACGTCTTCTCCGCAACCGCAGTTAACATCTTCGTCAGTGACGGTACCTCGTCGGGCGCAAGCACCTTCGCGCAAACGGTTGGAACGCTCGCCAAGAGCAGCGTCGGAACTACCTCGGGCGGCGGCGGGGCCGACCTCACCACCAATGCCACCCTGAGTGCGACCACTGCATCCAGCATTTTGACCACCCTCACCACCGCCGTTCAGGACGTCGCTTACCAGCGCGGCACCCTCGGCGCCAACATCAACCAACTCAATGCCGCAGCCAACGTAGCCAACTCACAGTCGGTCAATCTGGCTTCAGCGGAAAACAACATCCGTGCCACCAACTACGGCCAGGCGACCAGCGATATGGCCAAATACAAAATCCTCAGCGAAACTGGCATTGCCGCGCTCTCTCAGGCCAATGCGGTTCAGCAGGATGTCCTCAAACTCCTCCAGTAA
- a CDS encoding flagellar FlbD family protein — protein sequence MIELTRLNGSRLSINCDLIKYADSAPDTVLTLVTGEKLVVLEARAEVTKRILEYRASILRCAWPDAGTALSAKGAHSSQELAAEAAKATT from the coding sequence ATGATTGAATTGACCCGCCTGAATGGCAGTCGTCTGAGTATTAATTGCGATCTCATCAAGTACGCGGACTCTGCTCCTGATACGGTTCTGACCCTGGTGACCGGCGAAAAGCTGGTCGTACTGGAAGCTAGAGCAGAAGTAACGAAGAGAATCCTGGAGTATCGCGCATCGATCCTTCGTTGTGCGTGGCCGGATGCGGGCACGGCGCTCAGCGCAAAGGGGGCGCATTCATCGCAGGAACTGGCTGCTGAAGCCGCTAAAGCTACAACCTAA
- a CDS encoding flagellar motor protein, with the protein MDIASIGGIIVAILGILAGMMIEGGSVSQITQPTAALIVIGGTTGAVLLQFPLKIVLAALRQMFKIFFSGKEDNEEVLKQLVQFANKARKSGIVSLDQDLSSVEDPFFRQALMLAIDGMEPSEVRKIMQMELDNKSEMEEKIPQVFEAAGGYSPTVGIIGAVLGLIQVMQHLDNITEVGRGIAVAFVATIYGVGLANLICLPVAGKLKIRHREEQMVKEMILEGVISILEGMNPRMMETKLRTFLADGHAVEMTAEVAV; encoded by the coding sequence ATGGACATTGCCAGCATTGGTGGCATCATCGTCGCGATTCTCGGCATTCTGGCCGGCATGATGATTGAAGGCGGAAGCGTCAGCCAGATTACCCAACCGACCGCAGCCCTGATTGTGATTGGAGGCACCACGGGGGCTGTGTTGCTCCAGTTCCCTCTGAAGATTGTTTTGGCTGCTCTGCGACAGATGTTCAAGATCTTCTTTTCTGGAAAAGAAGATAACGAAGAGGTTTTGAAGCAGCTTGTCCAGTTTGCGAACAAAGCAAGAAAGAGCGGCATTGTTTCGCTTGACCAGGATCTTAGTTCGGTGGAGGACCCGTTTTTTCGTCAGGCTTTAATGCTTGCGATCGATGGAATGGAGCCGAGCGAGGTCCGGAAGATTATGCAGATGGAACTGGACAACAAGTCAGAGATGGAGGAGAAGATTCCGCAGGTCTTTGAAGCAGCTGGTGGATACTCACCGACGGTGGGAATTATCGGCGCCGTATTGGGGCTTATCCAGGTGATGCAACATCTGGACAACATTACGGAGGTAGGGCGTGGAATTGCGGTCGCCTTTGTTGCCACGATCTATGGAGTGGGGTTGGCGAATCTGATCTGCCTGCCTGTTGCGGGTAAGTTGAAGATTCGCCACAGAGAGGAACAGATGGTGAAGGAGATGATTCTTGAAGGTGTCATCTCGATTTTGGAGGGAATGAATCCTCGCATGATGGAGACGAAGCTGCGAACTTTTCTGGCAGATGGTCACGCAGTTGAGATGACGGCGGAGGTTGCAGTATGA
- a CDS encoding flagellar motor protein MotB, protein MSRKKEHGHVNHERWLVSYADFITLLFAFFVVLFASSQADKNKQAQIAAAMQMAFTPLGGFEAHAKTPPLEATSGSSPVTKPAALAMPFPQMGRVTPAEEKIESRLNEMIRQAAAKLPEGSITTRVTPEGLVVSLHEIGFFASGSAGVRKESTPTLRALAAMLPDSPLRVEGHTDNVPIHTSRYSSNWELSTARASMIARFLLEHGTMHPNHVAAAGYAEFHPVASNATAQGRSQNRRVDIILLRSPTPSQ, encoded by the coding sequence ATGAGTCGGAAGAAGGAGCATGGGCATGTGAACCATGAGCGATGGCTGGTGTCGTACGCGGATTTTATTACGCTGCTCTTCGCGTTTTTTGTTGTGTTGTTTGCTTCTAGTCAGGCCGACAAAAATAAACAGGCGCAGATCGCAGCAGCCATGCAGATGGCGTTTACTCCTTTAGGTGGTTTTGAGGCTCATGCCAAAACGCCTCCACTGGAAGCAACGTCAGGCAGTTCCCCTGTTACAAAACCCGCAGCGCTGGCGATGCCATTTCCTCAAATGGGCAGGGTGACTCCTGCTGAGGAGAAAATAGAGTCCAGGCTGAATGAAATGATCCGGCAGGCTGCGGCGAAACTGCCAGAGGGAAGCATTACGACGCGGGTCACGCCAGAGGGATTGGTGGTCTCTTTGCATGAGATTGGATTCTTTGCCTCGGGTTCGGCCGGAGTTCGCAAAGAGTCGACTCCGACGCTGAGGGCACTCGCAGCAATGCTTCCTGATTCGCCTCTCCGTGTGGAGGGGCATACCGATAATGTCCCGATCCATACATCGCGATACTCGTCGAACTGGGAGCTTTCGACGGCTCGGGCCAGCATGATAGCCCGGTTTCTGCTGGAGCATGGAACGATGCATCCCAATCATGTTGCTGCTGCAGGGTATGCGGAGTTCCACCCGGTGGCCTCAAATGCTACCGCCCAGGGGAGAAGTCAGAACCGGCGGGTCGATATTATCCTTTTGCGATCCCCAACACCTTCACAATGA
- a CDS encoding secondary thiamine-phosphate synthase enzyme YjbQ, which yields MPQAKAHTEYLTFNTRQRYEMVHITPQVEEIVRRSGIEDGLCFVSPMHITAAIYVNDHEDGLIEDIGVWLEKLAPRWPGYKHHQTGEDNADAHLKALLLHHETTLPITKGRLDLGTWQRIFYAEFDGQRSKRVIVKVLGIAKG from the coding sequence ATGCCGCAAGCCAAAGCCCATACCGAATACCTCACCTTCAACACCCGTCAACGTTATGAGATGGTCCACATTACACCGCAAGTCGAAGAAATCGTGCGACGCAGCGGTATCGAAGACGGACTCTGCTTCGTTTCGCCCATGCACATTACTGCAGCGATTTACGTCAACGACCATGAAGATGGCCTCATCGAGGATATCGGCGTCTGGCTGGAAAAGCTCGCCCCACGCTGGCCCGGCTACAAGCACCACCAGACCGGCGAAGATAACGCCGACGCTCACCTGAAGGCGCTTCTACTGCATCATGAAACCACGCTTCCTATAACGAAGGGGCGCCTCGACCTCGGGACATGGCAGCGCATCTTCTATGCGGAGTTCGATGGACAGCGATCAAAACGGGTCATTGTGAAGGTGTTGGGGATCGCAAAAGGATAA
- a CDS encoding 4Fe-4S dicluster domain-containing protein has product MAYVIAEPCIGTKDTACVDACPVDCIHPKKDEAGHADTEQLYIDPVECIDCGACVPVCPVSAIYAGDDLPEKWVNFQQKAADHYGR; this is encoded by the coding sequence ATGGCTTATGTGATTGCGGAACCTTGCATCGGGACGAAGGATACGGCCTGTGTTGATGCTTGCCCGGTCGACTGTATCCACCCGAAGAAGGATGAGGCTGGCCACGCCGATACGGAGCAGCTGTACATCGATCCAGTCGAGTGCATCGACTGTGGCGCGTGTGTTCCTGTGTGTCCGGTGTCGGCGATCTACGCAGGAGACGACCTTCCGGAGAAGTGGGTGAACTTCCAGCAGAAGGCTGCCGACCACTACGGCCGCTAA
- the recO gene encoding DNA repair protein RecO → MRQRQSEAIVLRTWPFEEADLLVSLLTRDQGRIKGVARHAMRSRRRFGGALEPMTYVRAAYAEKPKQELARLDGFEILWSPLAEKVDYGRTAALEFVAEVLEEVLPEQAPDDAVFRLAIAVIEEMHAGRVWMPVMYFALWISRLMGWMPALGRCVACGADLRGMSVWYSPLADGVTCEDDRGNQSLLLPSGGIAETQRIFRSSVRELAQEEWPKRRAEALRHFAIALLERHLERRVRSARALERI, encoded by the coding sequence ATGAGACAACGGCAGAGCGAGGCGATTGTCCTGCGGACATGGCCTTTTGAAGAGGCCGATTTGCTGGTGAGCCTTCTGACAAGGGACCAGGGGCGGATCAAGGGAGTGGCACGCCATGCCATGCGGTCGCGGCGTAGGTTTGGCGGAGCTCTGGAGCCGATGACCTACGTCCGGGCCGCGTATGCAGAGAAGCCGAAACAGGAGCTGGCGCGGCTGGATGGATTTGAGATTCTATGGTCTCCTCTTGCAGAGAAAGTTGATTATGGGCGTACTGCAGCGTTGGAGTTTGTTGCAGAGGTCCTTGAAGAGGTCCTTCCGGAACAGGCTCCGGATGATGCCGTGTTTCGACTGGCCATCGCTGTCATCGAGGAGATGCACGCCGGACGAGTATGGATGCCGGTAATGTACTTCGCCTTATGGATCAGCCGCCTTATGGGATGGATGCCGGCGCTTGGGCGTTGTGTCGCCTGTGGTGCGGATCTACGCGGGATGTCTGTGTGGTATTCACCACTGGCGGATGGGGTGACGTGTGAGGATGATCGGGGCAACCAGAGTTTGCTGTTGCCTTCAGGGGGCATTGCGGAGACGCAGAGGATCTTTCGCTCGTCTGTCCGAGAGCTTGCACAGGAAGAATGGCCAAAGAGAAGGGCTGAGGCACTGCGTCATTTTGCGATCGCGCTTCTGGAGCGCCATCTAGAGCGTAGGGTCCGCAGCGCGCGTGCCTTGGAGCGCATCTAG
- a CDS encoding 4a-hydroxytetrahydrobiopterin dehydratase, with the protein MTVLNTSDVDTLLKQNPEWKLESGKLVRDWTFENFVQAMAFVNRVAGLAEAAGHHPDIDIRYNKVRLGLISHDAGGITTRDAKMAARLSHELV; encoded by the coding sequence ATGACTGTCCTCAACACATCCGACGTTGACACCCTACTCAAGCAGAATCCTGAATGGAAGCTCGAATCGGGAAAGCTCGTCCGCGACTGGACCTTTGAAAATTTTGTTCAGGCGATGGCATTCGTAAACCGGGTTGCCGGACTCGCCGAAGCAGCCGGGCATCACCCTGACATCGACATTCGCTACAACAAAGTTCGCCTTGGACTTATCTCGCACGATGCTGGCGGAATCACCACCCGAGACGCCAAAATGGCAGCCCGTTTGAGCCACGAACTCGTATAA
- a CDS encoding HD domain-containing phosphohydrolase, giving the protein MRQERILVVDDEAPSRGIVASLLEHGGHSAVTASDANEAIDLLSQDPHYSLVLSDIMMPGTDGLALLDRITSNHPDLPVIMFSAVRDIHVATNAFRRGAFDYLLKPFERKQLESVVARAAEHRRHLQQNAAYRQHLEEIISTRTSRLRAIMQDLERSYDITIEAMGDALDLRDQETEGHSKRVTAYTIELARAMGVSYDDLRTIARGAFLHDIGKIATPDAILLKPGRLDPTEIAIMREHCQRGYEMLRKIPFLCDAAEIVYAHQECFNGTGYPRGLKGTHIPLGARIFAIADTLDAMTSDRPYRKGTSFEAARAEIAACSGTQFDPAIVEVFLKIPHDHWQKIRDKAEQPGFDALTAI; this is encoded by the coding sequence ATGCGGCAGGAAAGAATCCTGGTTGTCGATGACGAAGCGCCATCGCGCGGTATCGTTGCGAGCCTTCTGGAGCATGGAGGGCACTCTGCTGTTACTGCCTCTGACGCAAACGAAGCCATCGACCTTTTAAGTCAGGACCCCCACTATTCTCTCGTCTTGTCCGACATTATGATGCCCGGGACAGACGGCCTTGCGCTTCTTGACCGGATCACCTCAAATCACCCCGACCTTCCCGTCATCATGTTCTCGGCTGTGCGGGACATCCATGTCGCCACCAATGCCTTCCGCCGTGGAGCTTTCGATTATCTTTTGAAGCCCTTCGAACGGAAACAGCTTGAAAGTGTAGTCGCTCGTGCCGCCGAGCACCGAAGACATCTCCAACAGAATGCTGCGTACCGGCAACATCTTGAAGAGATCATCTCCACTCGCACCAGCCGACTCCGGGCGATCATGCAGGATCTTGAGCGCAGCTACGATATCACCATTGAAGCAATGGGAGATGCTCTCGACCTGCGCGATCAAGAAACGGAAGGACACTCAAAGCGGGTCACCGCCTATACCATCGAACTGGCTAGAGCTATGGGCGTAAGTTACGACGATTTACGCACAATCGCTCGCGGGGCGTTCCTTCACGACATCGGAAAGATCGCAACTCCGGACGCCATCTTGCTCAAACCAGGACGCCTCGACCCCACCGAGATCGCTATCATGCGTGAGCACTGCCAAAGAGGGTATGAGATGCTGCGCAAGATACCTTTCCTTTGCGATGCCGCCGAGATCGTCTATGCCCACCAGGAATGCTTCAATGGGACTGGATACCCACGAGGGCTTAAGGGGACACATATTCCCCTGGGAGCGCGCATCTTCGCCATCGCCGACACGCTCGACGCTATGACCTCCGACCGCCCCTATCGTAAGGGAACCTCGTTTGAAGCTGCCCGTGCTGAAATCGCTGCATGTTCTGGAACACAATTCGACCCCGCCATTGTCGAAGTTTTTTTGAAAATCCCCCACGACCATTGGCAGAAGATCCGGGACAAAGCTGAACAACCTGGCTTTGACGCCCTCACAGCAATCTGA
- the glmU gene encoding bifunctional UDP-N-acetylglucosamine diphosphorylase/glucosamine-1-phosphate N-acetyltransferase GlmU, whose translation MDNKAFAIAIMAAGKGTRLKSKRPKVLHEIGGRALLLHVIAASEKVVPANQIYCIIGHEADSVRAAVESTGIQFVLQPEQRGTGHALQMVKAFFALSGTSIPENLLVLSGDVPLIRPETIASICEAHLREKAAMTILTAVPPDPTGYGRIFRVAPDRPEVTAIIEQKSLTPDQLATPEINSGIYCFRTSALFDKLDLLNTDNAHGEFYLTDVAAMLVSDRQRVIAVQAESVDEVLGANTIAEMMHLDAAMRLATAKRLMASGVTIFRPETSVIDSEVTIGPDTVIEPYVQLLGSTRIGSDCRIRSYSVIQNSSLGDNITVRNGCIMDSAVIAEGAIIGPYSHLRPESRIGAGAHVGNFVETKKVTLGAGSKANHLNYLGDAAIGEGVNIGAGAITCNYDGVHKHQTTIGDHVFVGSDSTLVAPVTIESGAYVAAGSCITEDVPSGSLALGRARQIVKPDWVANRKKQPQ comes from the coding sequence ATGGATAACAAAGCATTCGCTATCGCGATTATGGCAGCCGGAAAAGGGACACGGCTTAAGAGCAAGCGTCCCAAAGTTCTCCATGAAATCGGCGGCAGGGCGCTTTTACTTCACGTGATCGCAGCTTCTGAAAAGGTCGTCCCTGCGAACCAAATCTACTGCATTATCGGACACGAGGCCGACAGCGTTCGCGCAGCCGTGGAATCCACCGGAATCCAGTTCGTTCTTCAACCGGAGCAACGTGGGACCGGTCATGCGCTCCAGATGGTGAAAGCTTTCTTCGCACTCTCCGGCACCTCAATTCCAGAAAATCTTCTTGTGCTGTCCGGCGATGTTCCCCTGATCCGTCCTGAAACCATCGCTTCGATCTGCGAAGCTCATCTTCGCGAAAAAGCGGCAATGACAATTCTTACGGCGGTTCCGCCTGATCCAACCGGCTATGGTCGCATCTTTCGCGTCGCGCCAGATCGCCCTGAAGTTACCGCCATTATTGAGCAGAAGTCCCTCACTCCCGATCAACTCGCCACGCCTGAAATCAACTCTGGAATCTACTGCTTCCGTACCTCTGCACTCTTTGACAAACTGGATCTGCTCAACACCGACAATGCCCACGGAGAGTTCTACCTCACCGATGTCGCTGCCATGCTTGTCTCTGATCGCCAGAGGGTAATTGCCGTTCAAGCCGAAAGCGTCGACGAAGTCCTCGGCGCAAACACCATTGCCGAAATGATGCACTTGGATGCCGCGATGCGCCTCGCAACGGCGAAACGTTTGATGGCTTCCGGCGTCACTATCTTCCGTCCCGAAACATCGGTGATTGACAGCGAGGTCACTATCGGACCGGATACGGTCATCGAACCCTATGTCCAACTTCTTGGCTCAACACGCATCGGTTCTGACTGCCGCATTCGCTCCTACTCTGTCATTCAAAACTCCTCTTTGGGTGACAACATTACCGTCCGCAACGGATGCATCATGGACTCCGCCGTCATTGCAGAGGGGGCCATCATTGGCCCTTACTCTCATCTCCGCCCAGAGAGCCGTATTGGAGCCGGCGCTCACGTCGGCAACTTCGTCGAGACAAAAAAAGTGACTCTTGGAGCGGGATCGAAGGCCAATCACCTTAACTATCTTGGTGACGCCGCCATCGGAGAAGGTGTCAACATCGGAGCTGGCGCCATCACCTGCAATTACGACGGCGTCCATAAACACCAAACCACTATCGGGGATCATGTATTCGTAGGTTCCGATTCGACCCTGGTTGCTCCGGTCACCATTGAATCTGGTGCTTATGTCGCCGCAGGGAGCTGCATTACTGAAGATGTTCCCTCCGGTTCGCTGGCGCTCGGCCGCGCCCGCCAGATAGTAAAACCAGACTGGGTGGCGAACCGCAAGAAGCAGCCTCAGTAG